In Acinetobacter piscicola, a single window of DNA contains:
- a CDS encoding DUF2726 domain-containing protein, protein MFDLHEIVFFVIGCAACLAFFMICFGHHLFKKQQYYSKPILTHFEQKMFVRLKDAFPQYHILAQVAFSALLTSKQYKFRARFNRKVTDFVIVNDHFQVLAIIELDDPSHIGQEQRDAERDDMLHEAGYTVFRYTQIPTLQQLRKDFKNIQ, encoded by the coding sequence ATGTTTGATTTACATGAAATTGTATTTTTTGTTATCGGCTGTGCTGCTTGCCTCGCTTTTTTCATGATTTGTTTTGGTCACCATTTATTTAAAAAACAACAATATTATTCAAAACCTATTCTTACCCATTTTGAACAAAAAATGTTTGTGCGTTTAAAAGATGCCTTCCCCCAATATCATATCTTGGCTCAAGTTGCTTTTAGTGCGCTATTGACCAGTAAACAATATAAGTTTCGTGCTCGTTTTAATCGTAAAGTCACTGATTTTGTGATTGTGAATGATCATTTTCAAGTCTTAGCAATTATTGAGTTAGATGACCCAAGCCACATCGGACAAGAGCAACGAGATGCAGAACGCGATGACATGTTGCATGAAGCGGGTTATACCGTGTTCCGATATACCCAAATTCCAACCTTGCAACAATTAAGAAAAGATTTTAAAAATATACAATAA
- a CDS encoding M16 family metallopeptidase, translating into MLMRFKKLTLSLCLLGISATGFAQTVLVKTEHNIEEYKLDNGFRVLLAPNDKESKVFVNTVYFTGSLNDPKGKGGLAHLLEHLAFKGTENVKGEEFQRRLDRYTLMTNASTDYYSTKYTNIVRPEAAALNEIIYLEAERMDKLVLQEKYVPSEINIVMREREVRMDQPFAVLMDQMWKAAYGNQSLGRLPIGDLSELQSIKMNELNKFYKDWYAPNNAVMVISGKFDKAEVLKQIDKNFSPIPARALPQQAQVPLLDSAVVKSRQFLVQKGSDLAKFNIYMNGKNQAIQPALALAPYLYTLQPSGHLYSNMVETGIATNVQSTTWLDDDFNLVFMGAIYSPKHDEKRISQSLISEIEKNPSFTEVELKRVKNLMKNAQDNLLSSATSVGSMLSEYVVSSHGDWAQYFKDQQAIQALTVEQTNKTLKEFLSAQHRFSGDIQPTPEAQKKALEQKQSTESSKTLDQQMVAEEPLKSVDEYKSEVADYVKTSQQLLNQTEQKIQRGTLKNGMQYALFPTTTRDDKTYATINIGFGTAESLFNKDEIIEFTSYLLLRASDKYSLQDIADKSIEAGGLATATSADNGIQIQISAKSEKFDDFFQYIVEVLKNPKFEQSQFDLIKLQSLATLDRPYTEPETVAALTISRLLETYKAGDLRYHYEPELAKKQIKAMTNQQVKDLYKKFFATQHAQIAITGKYDAKHIENILNQQLGNWKSKEKYVRLSGDFDQYKAQKVHALSEQREFGNYQSILTIPVGAYHKDAPALIVLDSILGDSQLSSRLGKELREKNALVYGFGSQLQLDDVVDSGAIKVEANYTAGKSAQVSQVIHQVFTTLLNQGVTEQEVEAAKARIMKKRVTSLEDDRIIHQMLVPQMQNQKTLKDRAIRDQEFAQLSKADIDAVIKKYIKLDQLVEVMADQYGTAQKP; encoded by the coding sequence ATGTTAATGCGGTTCAAAAAACTCACTTTATCACTTTGTTTGTTGGGAATCAGTGCAACAGGCTTTGCACAAACGGTTTTAGTTAAAACTGAACATAATATTGAAGAATATAAGCTAGACAACGGCTTTCGGGTGTTATTGGCACCCAATGATAAAGAGAGTAAGGTCTTTGTGAATACTGTGTATTTCACAGGTTCTTTAAATGATCCCAAAGGCAAAGGCGGTTTAGCACATTTACTTGAACATTTGGCATTTAAAGGCACAGAAAATGTCAAAGGCGAAGAATTTCAGCGCCGTTTAGACCGTTATACCTTAATGACCAATGCAAGTACGGATTATTATTCAACAAAATATACCAATATCGTACGTCCTGAAGCGGCTGCTTTAAATGAGATCATTTATTTAGAAGCTGAACGTATGGATAAATTAGTTCTACAAGAAAAATATGTACCGTCTGAAATTAACATCGTCATGCGTGAGCGTGAAGTGCGTATGGATCAGCCTTTTGCGGTGTTGATGGATCAAATGTGGAAAGCCGCTTATGGTAATCAGTCCTTAGGGCGTTTACCTATCGGTGATTTATCTGAATTACAATCGATTAAAATGAATGAGTTAAATAAATTTTATAAAGATTGGTATGCACCGAATAATGCGGTGATGGTGATTTCAGGTAAGTTTGATAAAGCCGAAGTGTTAAAGCAAATTGATAAAAACTTTAGCCCGATTCCTGCACGTGCCTTACCACAGCAAGCGCAAGTTCCGCTGTTAGATTCTGCGGTCGTGAAAAGTCGCCAATTTTTAGTACAAAAGGGCAGTGATTTAGCCAAGTTTAATATCTATATGAATGGGAAAAACCAAGCGATTCAGCCAGCACTTGCACTAGCGCCTTATTTATATACCTTACAACCCAGTGGTCATTTATATTCCAATATGGTGGAAACAGGCATTGCCACCAATGTGCAATCGACCACATGGTTAGATGATGACTTTAACTTGGTCTTTATGGGGGCAATTTATTCACCAAAACATGATGAAAAACGCATTAGTCAATCTTTGATTTCAGAGATTGAAAAAAATCCAAGCTTTACTGAGGTTGAGTTAAAGCGCGTAAAAAATCTTATGAAAAATGCCCAAGATAATCTGCTGAGTAGTGCCACTTCTGTCGGTTCTATGCTGAGTGAATATGTGGTGTCTTCGCATGGTGATTGGGCGCAATATTTTAAAGATCAGCAAGCGATTCAAGCCCTAACCGTAGAGCAAACCAATAAAACGTTGAAAGAATTTTTAAGCGCACAACATCGTTTTAGCGGTGACATTCAACCGACACCTGAAGCACAAAAGAAAGCCTTGGAACAGAAACAAAGCACTGAAAGTAGTAAAACTTTAGATCAGCAAATGGTTGCAGAAGAACCATTAAAATCAGTCGATGAATATAAAAGCGAAGTTGCTGACTATGTAAAAACGTCTCAGCAATTGTTAAATCAAACTGAGCAAAAAATTCAGCGTGGTACGCTAAAAAATGGCATGCAATATGCGTTATTTCCAACCACAACCCGTGATGACAAAACCTATGCCACAATAAATATCGGTTTTGGTACAGCGGAATCTTTATTTAATAAAGATGAAATTATTGAATTTACATCTTATTTATTATTAAGAGCGTCGGATAAATATAGTTTGCAAGACATTGCCGATAAATCGATTGAAGCAGGTGGCTTGGCGACAGCAACTTCGGCAGACAATGGGATTCAGATCCAAATTTCAGCGAAAAGTGAAAAATTTGACGACTTTTTCCAATATATTGTTGAGGTGTTGAAAAATCCTAAATTTGAACAATCACAGTTTGATTTGATTAAATTGCAAAGTTTAGCCACTTTAGATCGACCTTATACAGAGCCTGAAACAGTGGCAGCTTTGACCATTTCTCGTTTATTGGAAACCTATAAAGCGGGGGATTTGCGTTATCACTATGAACCTGAGCTTGCAAAAAAACAAATTAAGGCAATGACCAATCAGCAAGTGAAGGATTTGTATAAAAAATTCTTTGCAACGCAACATGCCCAAATTGCGATTACAGGTAAATATGATGCAAAGCACATTGAAAATATTTTGAATCAGCAACTTGGAAATTGGAAAAGTAAAGAAAAATATGTGCGTTTAAGTGGCGATTTTGATCAGTACAAAGCACAAAAAGTACATGCTTTATCAGAGCAACGAGAGTTTGGTAATTATCAAAGTATTTTAACGATTCCTGTTGGCGCATATCATAAGGATGCTCCAGCTTTGATTGTATTGGACAGTATTTTAGGTGATTCACAACTGTCTTCACGTTTAGGTAAAGAATTACGTGAAAAGAATGCTTTGGTATATGGTTTTGGTAGTCAGTTACAACTAGATGATGTGGTTGACTCGGGTGCAATTAAAGTTGAAGCCAACTATACAGCAGGTAAATCTGCACAAGTTTCACAAGTGATTCATCAAGTCTTTACTACACTTTTAAATCAAGGTGTAACCGAGCAAGAAGTGGAAGCAGCCAAAGCACGTATTATGAAAAAACGAGTCACTTCACTTGAAGATGATCGTATTATTCATCAAATGCTTGTGCCACAAATGCAAAACCAAAAGACTTTAAAAGATCGGGCGATACGTGATCAAGAATTTGCTCAGTTAAGCAAAGCGGATATTGATGCGGTGATTAAAAAATATATCAAATTAGATCAATTGGTTGAAGTCATGGCAGACCAATATGGCACTGCGCAAAAGCCTTAA
- a CDS encoding PhzF family phenazine biosynthesis protein, with product MKMYQVDAFSQNLFKGNPAAVLVLDEWLEDALMQNIALENNLAETAFVKRIDNSHFEIRWFTPVLEVDFCGHATLAAAFVLFKDYTVEKTIHFHVKNLGIFIIEQAEDGKIKMNFPIRAAQPLKDYPDLLHHVIDQPIQAVYENAQAFILVLESAQAVIDAVPNLVAIQKLAESYKVSTTITAHEDQPDVTITAASDQYDYVARYFAPHKGINEDPVTGSMHTGLAPLWAEKLGKNQLIAYQASARGGQLYCKILDENRIEISGYAKLYMQAELYI from the coding sequence ATGAAAATGTACCAAGTCGATGCTTTTAGCCAAAACTTATTTAAGGGAAATCCTGCTGCTGTATTGGTCTTAGATGAGTGGCTAGAGGATGCTTTGATGCAGAATATTGCTTTAGAAAATAACTTAGCAGAAACTGCTTTTGTGAAAAGAATTGATAACAGTCATTTTGAAATACGTTGGTTTACTCCTGTACTTGAAGTTGATTTTTGTGGACATGCGACTTTAGCAGCTGCATTTGTATTATTTAAAGATTATACCGTTGAAAAAACTATTCATTTTCATGTTAAAAATCTCGGAATATTTATCATTGAGCAAGCTGAAGATGGCAAAATCAAAATGAATTTTCCGATTCGTGCAGCACAACCGCTAAAGGATTATCCAGACTTACTTCATCATGTTATTGATCAGCCTATTCAAGCGGTGTATGAAAATGCACAAGCATTTATTTTAGTGCTTGAATCAGCACAAGCGGTCATTGATGCTGTGCCAAATTTAGTTGCTATCCAAAAGTTAGCAGAAAGTTATAAAGTAAGTACCACGATTACTGCACACGAAGATCAGCCTGATGTCACCATTACGGCCGCATCTGATCAATATGATTATGTTGCACGTTATTTTGCACCTCATAAAGGTATCAATGAAGATCCCGTGACTGGTTCTATGCATACAGGTTTAGCCCCGTTATGGGCTGAAAAATTAGGCAAAAATCAACTGATTGCTTATCAAGCATCTGCACGAGGCGGACAACTATATTGCAAAATTTTGGATGAAAATCGTATTGAAATTTCAGGCTATGCCAAACTGTATATGCAGGCAGAGCTTTATATTTAA
- a CDS encoding L-cystine transporter, with protein sequence MNYPLVLNILIFLALIYLLSQTRKTDWSLAKKVFAGLCLGVVFGLALHWIYGAQPEILAESIQWFNIVGNGYVKLLQMVVMPLVLVSILNAVIKLHDASSLGKISIYSIGTLLTTTFIAALVGVFVTNLFGLSAAGLIQGTQETERLAKINAEYVGKVTDLNVPDFILSFVPTNPFAEMTGAHPTSIISVVIFATFLGLAGIQLIKDAPEKGQRIVTAIDTLQAWVMKLVRLVMLLTPYGVFALITKVVASSKMVDIINLGGFLVASYLGLAIMFAVHAIILTLTGINPLRFFKKVLPVLNFAFTSRSSAASIPLNIEAQTQRLGVPESIASFSASFGTTIGQNGCAGLYPAMLAVMVAPTVGINPLDPVWILTLVCIVTLSSIGVAGVGGGATFAALIVLPIMGLPVTLVALLISIEPLIDMGRTALNVNGSMTAGMVTSQFMGQTDQAILSNDADLELSNR encoded by the coding sequence ATGAATTATCCACTCGTTTTGAATATTTTAATATTCTTAGCTCTCATTTATTTACTTTCACAAACCCGAAAAACCGACTGGAGTTTAGCCAAAAAGGTTTTTGCTGGTTTGTGTTTAGGTGTCGTTTTTGGCTTAGCATTACATTGGATCTATGGCGCACAACCTGAGATTTTAGCTGAATCTATTCAGTGGTTTAACATTGTAGGTAATGGTTATGTGAAACTTTTACAAATGGTGGTGATGCCGTTGGTCCTGGTTTCAATTTTAAATGCGGTAATCAAATTACATGATGCCTCATCGCTCGGAAAAATAAGTATTTATAGTATTGGTACTTTATTAACTACAACATTTATTGCAGCATTAGTGGGAGTATTTGTTACTAATTTATTTGGTTTAAGTGCAGCAGGTTTGATACAAGGTACACAAGAAACAGAACGTTTAGCCAAAATTAATGCCGAATATGTCGGTAAAGTCACTGATCTGAATGTTCCTGATTTTATTCTTTCTTTTGTTCCAACTAACCCTTTTGCCGAAATGACAGGTGCACATCCGACTTCAATTATTAGTGTGGTGATTTTTGCGACTTTTTTAGGTTTGGCAGGTATACAGCTGATCAAAGATGCACCTGAGAAAGGGCAACGTATTGTCACCGCCATTGATACTTTACAAGCATGGGTGATGAAACTTGTACGTTTGGTGATGTTACTGACTCCTTATGGCGTATTTGCTTTAATTACCAAAGTCGTTGCCAGCTCTAAAATGGTGGATATTATTAATCTGGGCGGATTTCTTGTTGCATCCTATCTTGGATTGGCAATCATGTTCGCTGTCCATGCGATTATTTTAACTTTGACAGGAATTAATCCGCTGCGATTCTTTAAAAAAGTATTACCCGTGTTAAATTTTGCGTTTACCAGTCGTTCAAGTGCAGCAAGTATTCCTTTAAATATTGAAGCACAAACACAACGTTTGGGTGTGCCTGAGTCGATTGCCAGTTTTTCAGCATCTTTTGGGACCACGATTGGTCAAAATGGGTGTGCAGGTTTATATCCTGCTATGCTTGCGGTCATGGTCGCGCCAACAGTGGGGATTAATCCTTTAGATCCAGTGTGGATTTTGACGCTGGTTTGTATCGTCACTTTAAGCTCGATTGGGGTTGCGGGTGTAGGTGGTGGTGCAACATTTGCTGCTTTGATTGTATTGCCTATTATGGGCTTACCTGTGACTTTGGTTGCATTACTGATTTCAATTGAACCTTTGATTGATATGGGACGCACAGCATTGAATGTCAATGGTTCAATGACGGCAGGTATGGTCACCAGCCAATTTATGGGGCAAACAGATCAGGCTATTTTGAGCAATGATGCTGATTTGGAATTATCAAATCGTTAA
- a CDS encoding YbfB/YjiJ family MFS transporter: protein MDDTQISKIKLSLFLCLSTCLGIGLFRFSYTALLPSTRESYEWTTNFASILGSANLFGYLIGAFVAMKLPQNQSMAKYLRYAAFTGTISLLSCAFADFPKLWYIVWRTISGISGGLLMILAPSVVVQCCAAQDRLKINFIGFSGIGIGVLLATLFMPFLDRISTQMAWLILFAFALFICFILSYLLNIFQQHLSRIQKVTQQGSIIDGMYFCLLIVYSCSAFAYVPHSLFWIDYLRNTLSLDLYHINLNWILYGSGSALGAVTAYLCARKFGHFSALKLLYSAYVIAIIIAVFNIHPILTYTSSFFTGLLNPAVVFLTSYTIMHLYGGAYKKLWSMATLCFALTQLIGGLCFSALQHFGVSYHQQFVLAATVLLLGTVQFFFYSSRTILPKYTQH, encoded by the coding sequence ATGGATGACACTCAAATTAGTAAAATTAAACTCAGCCTTTTCCTGTGCTTAAGTACATGCCTAGGCATCGGCTTATTTCGCTTTTCCTACACAGCCCTATTACCCTCAACGCGCGAAAGTTATGAATGGACAACAAATTTTGCCAGTATTTTGGGTAGTGCCAATTTATTCGGTTATTTGATTGGTGCATTTGTTGCGATGAAATTACCACAAAATCAAAGCATGGCAAAATATCTACGCTACGCTGCTTTTACCGGAACAATCAGTCTGTTAAGCTGTGCCTTTGCTGACTTTCCCAAGCTTTGGTATATCGTCTGGCGCACGATTTCAGGCATCAGTGGTGGTTTGCTGATGATTCTTGCACCCAGTGTTGTTGTGCAATGTTGTGCTGCTCAAGATCGCTTAAAAATTAATTTTATTGGTTTTAGTGGTATAGGCATTGGGGTGCTGTTAGCAACTTTATTTATGCCATTTTTAGACCGCATCTCCACACAGATGGCATGGCTCATTTTATTTGCATTTGCCTTATTTATTTGCTTCATTCTTTCTTATTTACTCAACATTTTCCAACAGCATTTAAGCCGTATTCAGAAAGTGACACAACAAGGCAGCATCATTGATGGCATGTATTTTTGCTTATTGATCGTCTATTCATGCAGTGCTTTTGCCTATGTACCACACTCATTATTTTGGATTGATTATTTAAGGAATACATTGAGTCTTGATTTATATCATATTAATTTAAATTGGATTTTATACGGTTCAGGTAGTGCCTTAGGTGCGGTGACAGCGTATCTCTGTGCACGAAAGTTTGGGCATTTTAGCGCTTTGAAACTTTTATATAGCGCTTATGTGATTGCAATTATCATTGCGGTGTTCAATATTCACCCTATATTGACTTATACCTCATCATTTTTTACAGGTCTGCTGAATCCTGCGGTGGTATTTTTGACCTCCTATACCATTATGCATTTATATGGTGGAGCATATAAAAAACTATGGAGTATGGCGACTTTATGTTTTGCATTGACGCAATTGATTGGTGGTTTATGTTTTAGTGCTTTGCAACATTTTGGTGTGTCTTATCATCAACAATTTGTTTTGGCGGCAACAGTTTTATTATTGGGAACGGTACAGTTTTTTTTCTATAGTTCACGAACTATTTTGCCTAAATATACACAGCATTAA
- a CDS encoding pentapeptide repeat-containing protein: protein MMYDFMFEQNFRSSVFIGKYQFNAMNLHRVRLNQLNLTGFTWVKSNLRGAFIAQSEFKNCHFIGAHLITLMINDCHFENCIFENCVMKHMQIIKTNFVNCRINSLLDLDFM, encoded by the coding sequence ATGATGTATGATTTTATGTTTGAACAAAATTTTAGAAGTTCTGTGTTTATTGGAAAATATCAATTTAATGCGATGAATTTACATCGAGTCAGATTGAATCAGCTGAATTTAACAGGTTTTACATGGGTGAAGAGTAATTTACGCGGTGCATTTATTGCTCAGTCAGAATTTAAAAATTGCCATTTTATTGGTGCGCATTTGATTACACTGATGATTAATGACTGTCATTTTGAAAATTGTATTTTTGAGAATTGTGTGATGAAACATATGCAAATCATCAAAACAAATTTTGTGAATTGTCGTATAAATTCACTGCTTGATTTAGATTTTATGTAG
- the icd gene encoding NADP-dependent isocitrate dehydrogenase has protein sequence MGYQKIVVPADGSKITVNADLSLNVPNHPIIPFIEGDGIGVDITPTMKNVVNAAVQKAYGSKRCIEWMEVYCGEKANKIYGTYMPEETFEALREYVVSIKGPLTTPVGGGIRSLNVALRQELDLYVCVRPVRWFKGVPSPVRHPELTDMVIFRENSEDIYAGIEWQADSPEAKKVIKFLKEEMGVTKIRFEDNCGIGIKPVSKEGTQRLVRKAIQFAIDHDKPSVTLVHKGNIMKYTEGAFKEWGYELAIERFGGELIDGGPWVKIKNPKTGKDIVIKDVIADAFLQQILMRPADYSVIATLNLNGDYVSDALAAEVGGIGIAPGANIGGAIAVYEATHGTAPKYAGQDKVNPGSIILSAEMMLRDMGWIEAADLIIKGISGAIAAKTVTYDFERLMENATLLRCSEFGNAIIQHMD, from the coding sequence ATGGGTTATCAAAAGATCGTTGTACCTGCGGATGGCAGCAAAATTACAGTTAATGCAGATTTATCCTTAAATGTTCCCAATCATCCCATTATCCCATTTATTGAAGGCGATGGTATTGGCGTCGATATTACCCCAACCATGAAAAATGTGGTGAATGCAGCCGTACAAAAAGCTTATGGAAGTAAACGTTGCATTGAATGGATGGAAGTGTATTGCGGTGAAAAAGCCAATAAAATTTATGGCACTTATATGCCAGAAGAAACTTTTGAGGCCTTGCGTGAATATGTAGTCTCAATCAAAGGGCCTTTGACTACTCCTGTTGGCGGGGGAATTCGCTCGTTAAATGTAGCATTGCGCCAAGAATTAGACCTCTATGTCTGTGTACGTCCTGTACGTTGGTTTAAAGGTGTACCATCACCAGTACGTCATCCTGAATTGACGGATATGGTTATTTTTCGTGAAAATTCAGAAGATATTTATGCAGGCATCGAATGGCAAGCTGATTCACCTGAAGCGAAAAAAGTCATTAAATTTTTAAAAGAAGAAATGGGTGTTACAAAAATCCGTTTTGAGGACAATTGCGGTATTGGCATTAAGCCTGTGTCTAAAGAGGGTACACAGCGTTTGGTGCGTAAAGCCATTCAATTTGCCATTGATCATGATAAGCCGAGTGTGACGTTAGTTCATAAAGGCAATATCATGAAATATACCGAAGGTGCATTTAAAGAGTGGGGCTATGAACTTGCGATTGAGCGTTTCGGTGGAGAGCTAATCGATGGTGGTCCTTGGGTGAAAATTAAAAACCCTAAAACGGGTAAAGATATTGTCATTAAAGATGTGATTGCCGATGCCTTTTTACAGCAAATCCTGATGCGCCCTGCAGATTATTCAGTGATTGCAACCTTAAATTTAAACGGTGACTATGTTTCTGATGCCTTGGCTGCAGAAGTGGGAGGAATCGGGATTGCACCAGGGGCAAATATTGGTGGTGCAATAGCTGTATATGAAGCCACACACGGCACAGCACCAAAATATGCAGGTCAGGACAAAGTGAACCCAGGTTCAATCATTTTGTCTGCAGAAATGATGCTGCGTGATATGGGGTGGATTGAAGCTGCTGATTTGATTATCAAGGGTATTTCAGGTGCAATTGCAGCGAAAACTGTGACTTATGATTTTGAGCGTTTAATGGAAAATGCTACATTGTTACGTTGTTCTGAGTTCGGAAATGCGATCATACAACATATGGATTAA
- a CDS encoding pseudouridine synthase has product MKIVILNKPYGVLSQFRKDEAHMTMSDFVQDSTLRLAGRLDMDSEGLVFLTDHGGLNQYITNPANKKFKTYLVQVDGDVTDEALEQLRQGVELKDGMTLPAKAEKVEQPAWLWERDPPVRFRANIPTSWIEISICEGRNRQVRRMTSAVGFPTLRLIRTKIGAIDLVQMALQPGETKEIEPLLYPDFQNVPAEEPYRSRSYVKKPGGTGGKPMVRKNKDGSVKKSGTKRIWQMDESERPKRKTNGTTRPNTKAPRGRGRNGR; this is encoded by the coding sequence ATGAAAATTGTTATTCTCAATAAACCTTATGGGGTTCTCTCCCAATTCCGTAAAGATGAAGCCCACATGACCATGTCTGACTTCGTCCAAGATTCGACTTTGCGTTTGGCAGGTCGTTTGGACATGGACTCAGAAGGTTTGGTCTTTCTTACCGATCACGGCGGACTCAACCAATATATTACCAACCCTGCCAATAAAAAATTTAAAACCTATTTAGTTCAAGTCGATGGTGACGTGACTGATGAAGCTTTAGAGCAACTGCGTCAAGGTGTTGAACTCAAAGATGGTATGACTTTGCCTGCTAAAGCTGAAAAAGTTGAGCAACCAGCATGGTTATGGGAGCGTGATCCTCCTGTACGTTTCCGTGCCAATATTCCAACCTCTTGGATTGAAATTTCAATCTGTGAAGGTCGTAACCGCCAAGTTCGTCGTATGACTTCGGCTGTGGGTTTTCCAACTTTGCGTTTAATTCGGACGAAAATTGGTGCGATTGATTTAGTACAAATGGCTTTACAACCAGGGGAAACTAAAGAAATCGAACCTCTTTTATATCCTGACTTTCAAAATGTACCTGCGGAAGAACCTTATCGTTCACGTTCTTATGTGAAAAAACCGGGTGGTACAGGCGGTAAACCGATGGTTCGTAAAAATAAAGATGGCTCTGTGAAAAAGTCAGGGACAAAGCGTATTTGGCAGATGGATGAAAGTGAAAGACCAAAACGTAAAACTAATGGCACCACACGTCCAAACACTAAAGCACCACGTGGTCGGGGGCGTAACGGACGTTAA
- the paaI gene encoding hydroxyphenylacetyl-CoA thioesterase PaaI — MTQDLQKNVFENDAVMQNLGVHLDHYAHKTAQLSLTITTQHTQGHGTCHGGIIFTLADGAFAVACNSETTAVGQHCTISYLKPAKVGDTLTAKALFKAPSGRSEIYDITLTNQHNEIIAEFRGVSRMVKKIQNT, encoded by the coding sequence ATGACACAGGATTTGCAAAAAAATGTTTTTGAAAATGATGCCGTGATGCAAAATTTAGGTGTTCATCTTGATCACTATGCACATAAAACAGCACAGCTTTCCTTAACCATTACGACTCAACACACGCAAGGACATGGAACATGCCATGGTGGTATCATCTTTACGCTTGCAGATGGTGCATTTGCGGTTGCCTGTAATTCTGAAACGACTGCGGTTGGGCAACATTGTACGATTAGCTATTTAAAACCAGCAAAAGTCGGCGATACATTAACTGCAAAAGCGCTATTCAAAGCCCCTAGCGGTCGTTCTGAAATTTACGATATTACGCTTACCAACCAACACAATGAAATTATTGCAGAATTTCGAGGTGTATCACGCATGGTCAAGAAGATTCAAAACACTTAA
- a CDS encoding carboxymuconolactone decarboxylase family protein yields MSQQDYENGLKVRTEVMGESFVKRAQENTVPFTQPLQDWINEHAWGSTWQREGVLPRKYRSLITIAFLTAQKSPTELKGHVRGALNNGATVEEIQEVLLHSLPYCGAPATQEAFRAALEVINEYSQTK; encoded by the coding sequence ATGTCACAACAAGATTATGAAAATGGCTTAAAAGTTCGCACAGAAGTCATGGGCGAAAGTTTTGTAAAACGTGCACAAGAAAATACTGTGCCTTTCACACAACCTTTACAAGATTGGATTAATGAACATGCATGGGGTTCTACTTGGCAACGTGAAGGCGTGTTACCACGTAAATATCGCTCTCTCATTACCATTGCTTTTTTAACGGCGCAAAAAAGCCCAACTGAATTAAAAGGCCACGTGCGTGGCGCCTTAAACAATGGAGCAACTGTTGAAGAAATCCAAGAAGTTCTGTTGCATAGCCTTCCTTATTGTGGAGCACCTGCCACGCAAGAAGCTTTTCGTGCGGCACTAGAAGTAATTAATGAATACTCACAAACTAAATAG
- a CDS encoding tetratricopeptide repeat protein — translation MSDLPISTELYNRAMAGNRNAQFELAEIYMQSEKDEHVELAEEWALKAAQLGHVEAMYWLGEGYAVYAKDMLEEDPEEAKAYFEHAHRWLEQAVKHNHPAAIFELANFYRRGDVVEKNVLKSIEMLEQAAKLGEVQAMRDLVAIYEHGLGVDINEAKADFWAEKVQAAE, via the coding sequence ATGTCTGATCTCCCTATTTCAACTGAATTATATAACCGTGCAATGGCTGGCAACCGTAATGCTCAATTTGAACTTGCTGAAATTTATATGCAAAGTGAAAAAGATGAACATGTTGAATTGGCAGAAGAATGGGCACTCAAAGCCGCACAATTGGGGCATGTTGAAGCGATGTACTGGTTGGGCGAAGGCTATGCAGTCTATGCAAAAGACATGTTAGAAGAAGATCCTGAAGAAGCGAAAGCCTACTTTGAACATGCACATCGTTGGTTAGAACAAGCTGTTAAACACAATCACCCTGCTGCCATTTTTGAATTAGCCAATTTTTACCGCCGTGGTGATGTGGTAGAAAAAAATGTGCTTAAATCCATCGAAATGCTAGAACAAGCCGCTAAACTTGGCGAAGTACAAGCCATGCGTGATCTTGTCGCCATTTATGAACATGGTTTGGGTGTGGATATTAATGAAGCAAAAGCTGATTTTTGGGCAGAAAAAGTGCAAGCTGCAGAATAA